The proteins below are encoded in one region of Paenibacillus albus:
- a CDS encoding serine hydrolase domain-containing protein, whose translation MPHRIQNLDYLIRSAVDHKRIFGAVVQVESGDGRLSWRGAAGNLNAASRFFVASTTKLYITAVLLNLFALNRMKWTDPIALYLDKNTLAGLHHYLGTEFSADITIEQLMAHTSGLPDYFQGKRKSGKSLADEIMSGHDQAWSFDNVIAEAKQMQPRFAPGTKGKAIYSDTNYQLLGRIIEIVTNQALNEAFAQYIYEPLSLSNTYLYTNIEDQTPSPLYYKDSPLHIPLAMASFGPDGGIVSTAEELMRFIRAFFGGTLFPATYLGELYDWNKIFFPLQYGKGIAKFKLPRIFSPFKPLPELIGHSGLSGAFAYYSPSKDVYLSGTVNQISPPSLSYKLMLRILNTL comes from the coding sequence ATGCCGCATCGCATACAAAATCTGGATTATCTCATTCGCTCAGCGGTAGATCATAAACGTATTTTCGGGGCAGTTGTGCAAGTGGAATCAGGAGATGGACGACTGTCTTGGCGCGGGGCGGCTGGCAATTTGAATGCTGCTAGCCGATTCTTCGTTGCGAGCACGACTAAACTTTACATAACCGCAGTCTTATTGAATCTATTTGCGCTGAACCGTATGAAGTGGACCGATCCAATCGCTCTCTATCTGGACAAGAACACTCTCGCTGGACTTCATCATTACCTAGGTACCGAATTTTCCGCCGATATTACAATCGAGCAATTAATGGCGCACACTTCAGGCCTCCCCGATTACTTCCAGGGAAAAAGAAAAAGCGGCAAGAGTCTCGCCGACGAGATCATGTCCGGGCACGACCAAGCCTGGTCGTTCGACAACGTCATCGCAGAAGCCAAACAAATGCAGCCGCGCTTTGCACCCGGAACGAAGGGTAAAGCAATCTATTCCGATACCAACTATCAGCTGCTTGGGCGAATCATCGAGATCGTTACGAATCAGGCTTTAAATGAGGCTTTCGCGCAGTATATTTACGAGCCATTGTCTTTGTCCAATACCTACTTGTATACGAATATCGAAGACCAAACACCCAGCCCGCTTTACTATAAAGACTCTCCCTTACATATTCCGCTTGCCATGGCATCCTTCGGCCCCGACGGGGGCATCGTTTCGACGGCGGAAGAGCTAATGCGGTTCATACGCGCTTTTTTCGGAGGCACGCTCTTCCCTGCAACGTATTTAGGCGAGCTATATGATTGGAATAAGATTTTCTTCCCGCTGCAGTACGGCAAAGGCATCGCTAAATTCAAGCTCCCGCGAATCTTCTCGCCGTTTAAGCCGCTTCCGGAGCTGATCGGACATTCCGGTTTATCCGGAGCCTTCGCCTATTATTCCCCTTCGAAGGACGTCTACCTCTCCGGTACGGTCAATCAGATCTCCCCGCCAAGTTTGTCCTACAAGCTGATGCTGCGAATATTGAATACCCTCTGA
- a CDS encoding helix-turn-helix domain-containing protein, whose translation MVFSEKLKTERSKKGWTQEELAEKLFVSRQSVSKWENGQNYPSIEMIIKISDLFGVTIDELLRSDEELTKQVIKESKQLAHPRLKFMFDVLFAVGAALLAIKLGVLLLNAITSFDVTGFGGKLFWNFGPLILMVIGGMGSGILKEQYKQD comes from the coding sequence ATGGTCTTTAGCGAGAAGTTAAAAACGGAGAGAAGCAAGAAAGGCTGGACACAGGAGGAACTAGCCGAGAAGTTGTTTGTTAGTCGTCAGTCTGTGTCCAAATGGGAGAATGGTCAGAACTACCCGAGCATCGAAATGATTATTAAAATAAGCGATCTGTTTGGCGTAACTATTGATGAGCTATTGCGGAGTGATGAAGAGTTAACCAAACAGGTCATCAAAGAAAGCAAGCAGCTGGCGCACCCGAGATTGAAATTCATGTTTGATGTTTTATTTGCTGTCGGCGCTGCGCTGCTCGCGATCAAATTAGGCGTTCTTCTTCTGAATGCGATAACTTCGTTTGACGTTACGGGGTTTGGCGGCAAATTGTTCTGGAACTTTGGTCCGCTTATTCTAATGGTCATTGGTGGAATGGGCTCGGGCATACTGAAGGAACAGTACAAACAAGATTAA
- a CDS encoding SAM-dependent methyltransferase, producing the protein MDNKKQRYRFSEAPIWDMQRKYYEEEGLKAWNNDQVPQYITSNPMIATAYAEMIFGFLQDRANKEVSPEPVYIVELGAGAGRLAYHVLHELSQLRAYAGDTLPAFRYIMTDLAMNSIMAWKEHPALQSFIAEGLLDFARFDAVHDTALNLMVSEEVIREGDLKQPLVIVANYFFDNIPQELLYVENGQIHEADVTIEYPDHMESLKPSELLNQISMHYEHRRAAEYESEAYPYHSVISTYQDQAEASYLLFPVAGLTCLTRLNQLSQAGSLLITADKGEHLLDNLKFEEPPELIIHGRGCFSLTANYHAIRQVWEQGGALGLFPPQHYESINVGCIINTDTPMDYFQTRLAYRRFIERFGPDEFYSMKQWVDRNLDSMGLQQILSFWRLGGYDAEFFIQSTQQLSKLLEDATDDEMQDILRGIELMWSSYYEMEQRYDVALDAGLLLFEMEMYEESKRYLEISVQQDEDEIVPTVFYCLAISCFELHAIEEALHYLRELLKLEPDHEEALELIQQFESLS; encoded by the coding sequence ATGGATAATAAAAAACAGCGTTACCGCTTTAGTGAAGCGCCTATATGGGATATGCAGCGAAAATATTACGAAGAAGAGGGATTAAAGGCTTGGAACAATGACCAAGTTCCTCAATATATTACGAGCAATCCGATGATCGCCACAGCCTATGCGGAAATGATATTCGGGTTTCTTCAGGACCGCGCGAATAAGGAAGTTAGCCCGGAGCCTGTATATATTGTGGAGCTGGGAGCAGGAGCGGGACGTCTTGCATACCATGTGCTGCACGAGTTAAGCCAGCTGAGAGCTTATGCGGGGGATACGCTGCCGGCGTTTCGCTATATCATGACGGATTTGGCGATGAACAGCATCATGGCTTGGAAGGAGCATCCCGCTCTGCAATCTTTTATCGCCGAAGGCTTGCTCGATTTTGCGCGATTCGACGCTGTTCATGATACGGCATTGAATCTCATGGTTTCGGAAGAAGTCATTCGTGAAGGCGATTTGAAACAGCCCTTAGTCATTGTAGCCAACTACTTCTTCGATAACATTCCACAAGAGCTGCTTTATGTTGAGAATGGGCAAATTCATGAAGCGGATGTGACCATCGAATATCCCGATCACATGGAGTCTCTTAAGCCATCGGAACTATTAAATCAAATTTCTATGCATTATGAGCATCGGCGTGCGGCAGAGTATGAAAGTGAAGCTTATCCTTACCATAGTGTCATTTCCACGTATCAGGACCAAGCGGAAGCGTCCTATTTGTTATTCCCCGTCGCGGGGTTAACCTGCTTAACTCGACTGAATCAGTTATCGCAAGCGGGGTCTCTGTTAATAACGGCGGATAAAGGAGAGCACTTACTCGATAACTTGAAATTCGAAGAGCCGCCGGAATTGATTATTCATGGAAGAGGCTGTTTCTCTCTAACGGCCAACTACCATGCGATTCGGCAGGTTTGGGAGCAAGGCGGAGCTCTCGGGTTATTCCCTCCGCAGCATTATGAGAGTATTAATGTCGGTTGTATTATCAATACGGACACGCCGATGGATTACTTCCAAACCAGATTAGCTTATCGCCGATTCATCGAACGCTTCGGTCCCGATGAATTCTACAGCATGAAGCAATGGGTGGATCGCAATCTGGATAGTATGGGGCTTCAGCAAATATTGAGCTTTTGGCGTTTGGGCGGGTATGACGCGGAATTCTTCATTCAGAGCACGCAGCAGCTCTCGAAGCTGTTGGAGGATGCAACCGACGATGAAATGCAAGATATTCTGAGGGGCATCGAGCTGATGTGGTCGTCGTACTATGAAATGGAGCAGCGCTATGACGTCGCGCTTGATGCAGGGTTGTTGCTGTTCGAGATGGAGATGTACGAGGAGTCCAAGCGCTATCTAGAAATATCGGTCCAGCAAGATGAAGACGAGATCGTCCCGACCGTATTCTATTGTCTGGCGATTAGTTGTTTCGAGCTGCATGCAATCGAAGAAGCGTTGCATTACTTGAGAGAATTGTTAAAGCTGGAGCCTGACCATGAGGAAGCATTGGAATTGATACAGCAGTTCGAGAGTCTCTCATGA
- a CDS encoding TetR/AcrR family transcriptional regulator has protein sequence MPSIRKRGKELESAILEAAFEIFQTSGYQEMTFQNVAKKAKTSRTVLYRQYENQANLLHEMAHYRISQMFGANTLLELIEDHGSLRSDLLAMVTIYRQFLVAIGPEMFSAVLLELSRKQENWKAILLHAQEGNMQMMQRIQNFAKKRGEITEDLTMMQMQLPLNMMRYEYIIKGGDLTEPYLTALVDEVLVPIYSNNSQRAGQV, from the coding sequence ATGCCGAGTATAAGAAAACGAGGGAAAGAGCTTGAGAGTGCCATACTGGAAGCCGCATTCGAGATATTTCAAACTTCCGGCTATCAAGAAATGACCTTTCAAAATGTTGCAAAGAAAGCAAAAACCAGTCGCACGGTATTGTATCGCCAGTATGAGAATCAAGCAAACCTGCTGCATGAAATGGCCCATTATCGAATATCGCAGATGTTCGGAGCGAATACCTTACTCGAACTTATTGAAGATCATGGGAGCTTGCGATCGGATTTACTGGCCATGGTTACGATCTATCGGCAGTTCCTGGTTGCTATTGGACCAGAAATGTTTAGCGCAGTCTTGTTGGAGCTAAGTCGGAAGCAAGAGAACTGGAAAGCAATTTTACTCCATGCTCAGGAAGGCAATATGCAAATGATGCAGAGGATTCAGAACTTTGCGAAGAAGCGTGGAGAAATAACGGAAGACTTGACAATGATGCAGATGCAGCTGCCATTAAACATGATGCGATATGAATATATAATTAAAGGCGGCGACTTGACGGAGCCCTATTTGACCGCGTTGGTTGACGAGGTGTTGGTGCCTATTTATTCGAATAACTCTCAGAGAGCAGGGCAAGTTTAA
- a CDS encoding MDR family MFS transporter, whose product MAAKEEDKIPRSLLTIAIVLVLGAIAPMLDGTMVNIALNDFSTAFHASLDHIQWIVTGYVLATGIAVPISGWLIQRFDGKKVYIAAQLIFLIGSITSGLSWNLASMIIFRLIQGFSAGLIIPLLTTLLIQVAGQERLGRLMSIVGMPIVLGPILGPVIGGVLVDYLSWHWIFFVNVPIVIITLYFIYKKLPSFPPANQHAKLDWFGILTLGGMSVSFIYGISAAAQMAGFNNTETITYIIVGALLTIIYVIYALRNEKSVIVPLNLFKHKSFTAAFCGLFLAGIGTNGPMLLLPLFFQNVRHDSIIVAALSLIPQGVGMLLVRPLIGKLIDRIGASIVVIISIAISLIGTIPFIWVDQSTNYWILALILLVRGIGVGGVAIPLMSDAYTGLAKVQIPQASVGTRIIQNIGGAFGSAVLATLVVSQMNHATPDVSHLTSAYQFGFLTASILMVLMIVPALFLTNKLTSKARAKQKGN is encoded by the coding sequence ATGGCTGCAAAAGAAGAAGACAAGATACCGAGGTCTTTATTAACGATTGCAATTGTGCTCGTCCTTGGGGCGATTGCTCCCATGCTCGATGGCACCATGGTAAACATCGCGCTCAATGACTTTTCTACCGCTTTCCATGCCTCTCTCGATCATATTCAATGGATTGTAACGGGCTATGTATTAGCTACAGGAATTGCCGTTCCCATCTCTGGATGGCTCATTCAGCGATTTGATGGGAAGAAGGTTTACATTGCCGCTCAGCTTATTTTTCTAATTGGCTCGATTACCTCAGGGCTTTCGTGGAACCTAGCTAGTATGATTATTTTCCGTCTTATTCAAGGCTTTAGCGCAGGTTTGATTATTCCGTTGTTAACAACGCTGTTAATACAAGTAGCCGGGCAAGAAAGGCTTGGCCGATTAATGTCTATCGTTGGCATGCCTATCGTACTTGGCCCCATCCTTGGACCCGTCATTGGCGGAGTCCTCGTGGATTATCTTTCATGGCATTGGATCTTCTTCGTCAATGTCCCTATTGTAATCATAACGTTGTACTTTATATACAAGAAGCTCCCAAGCTTCCCGCCTGCAAATCAACATGCCAAACTGGACTGGTTCGGGATCTTAACACTCGGAGGCATGTCCGTTAGCTTTATCTACGGCATCTCTGCAGCGGCGCAGATGGCGGGATTTAATAATACGGAGACGATTACGTACATCATTGTCGGTGCTTTACTGACGATTATTTACGTGATCTACGCACTTCGAAATGAGAAGAGCGTCATTGTCCCCTTGAATTTATTTAAACATAAGAGCTTTACCGCAGCCTTCTGCGGCTTATTTCTTGCAGGAATCGGCACCAATGGTCCCATGCTTCTGTTACCGCTCTTCTTTCAAAATGTTCGTCACGATTCCATCATAGTAGCTGCCTTATCCTTAATTCCTCAGGGAGTGGGCATGCTGCTTGTAAGACCTCTCATTGGAAAGCTGATTGATCGGATCGGTGCCAGCATTGTTGTCATCATCTCGATTGCCATCTCTCTGATCGGAACAATTCCTTTCATCTGGGTCGATCAGAGCACGAACTACTGGATCCTCGCTTTGATCCTCCTTGTTCGCGGGATCGGCGTTGGCGGCGTCGCGATTCCATTAATGAGTGATGCTTATACAGGCTTGGCCAAAGTTCAAATTCCGCAAGCCAGTGTCGGTACCCGCATTATCCAAAATATCGGCGGCGCCTTCGGCTCAGCCGTATTGGCCACCCTTGTCGTAAGCCAGATGAACCATGCGACTCCGGATGTTTCTCATCTGACAAGCGCTTACCAATTCGGCTTCTTAACAGCGAGTATTCTTATGGTTCTCATGATCGTTCCGGCGCTGTTCTTAACCAATAAGCTCACTTCGAAGGCTAGGGCGAAGCAGAAGGGTAATTAA
- a CDS encoding FAD-binding oxidoreductase: protein MARNKKKTNTRLTGRLVFPGNPSYNAARMEFNRRFSKFPRVIVFCKRTQDVVNAVKWARERGVRLRARSGRHSYEGFSAVNGGIIIDVSEMNKVKVNRKKMVAIVQTGNPLARVYRKLWDKRVALPAGTAPDVGVAGLALGGGIGLLSRKYGLTCDNLKQVKMVVASGRYGARTIVANRRKHSDLLWASRGGGGGNFGVATSYTFRVRPISKVSIYSIKWKWADLEKVLPVWQRWAPSVTNRLTSTIEVSAKQVGTIVSTGQLLGSVEELRRLIKPLLRAGTPVKVMAKTVPFIEATRFFAESDLNLEPKFKIKGAYGFRPLPREGVRIIRDYLSIAPNRHSSVWSQSLGGAGSAVSRVSPTATAYPHRKAETIYELSARWRNRGEQRNIRWVRSFRRALSPFVHGDYVNFPDLEIKNWPKAYYGVNFGRLKQVKRKYDPRNVFRFAQSIPVGKPIRKWK, encoded by the coding sequence ATGGCACGCAACAAGAAGAAGACAAATACACGATTAACGGGAAGACTCGTTTTTCCGGGCAATCCATCCTATAACGCGGCGAGAATGGAGTTCAACAGGCGCTTTTCCAAATTTCCGCGGGTCATTGTTTTCTGCAAACGAACGCAAGATGTGGTCAATGCAGTCAAATGGGCTCGCGAACGGGGCGTACGGCTGAGAGCGCGCAGCGGGCGGCACAGCTACGAAGGCTTCTCGGCTGTAAACGGCGGCATTATTATCGATGTCAGCGAGATGAATAAGGTTAAGGTTAATCGTAAGAAGATGGTGGCCATCGTACAGACAGGAAACCCGCTTGCCCGCGTATACAGGAAGCTGTGGGATAAGCGCGTGGCGCTTCCGGCAGGGACCGCGCCTGACGTCGGCGTAGCGGGGCTTGCCCTTGGAGGCGGCATTGGACTCCTCTCCCGCAAATATGGACTTACGTGCGATAACTTGAAGCAAGTGAAGATGGTCGTAGCATCGGGCAGGTATGGGGCAAGGACGATTGTTGCGAACAGAAGAAAGCATTCCGACTTGTTATGGGCATCGCGAGGCGGAGGGGGAGGAAACTTTGGCGTTGCTACATCCTACACGTTTCGGGTTAGACCCATATCGAAGGTATCCATCTATAGCATCAAGTGGAAGTGGGCGGACTTAGAGAAGGTGCTGCCGGTATGGCAGCGCTGGGCCCCGTCCGTCACGAACCGCTTAACCTCAACAATCGAAGTATCAGCGAAGCAAGTGGGAACGATTGTGTCTACCGGACAATTGCTTGGCAGCGTAGAGGAGCTGCGCAGATTGATTAAGCCGCTCTTGCGAGCAGGCACTCCGGTGAAGGTGATGGCGAAGACCGTGCCGTTTATCGAAGCAACCCGATTTTTTGCCGAATCGGACCTGAATTTGGAGCCGAAGTTCAAGATAAAAGGAGCTTACGGGTTCCGACCGCTGCCTCGTGAAGGAGTGCGAATAATACGCGATTACTTGTCTATTGCGCCAAACAGGCATTCAAGCGTGTGGAGTCAAAGCTTAGGCGGTGCAGGAAGCGCGGTCAGTCGAGTATCGCCGACTGCAACGGCCTATCCTCATCGAAAGGCGGAGACCATCTACGAACTGTCGGCCCGCTGGAGGAACAGAGGAGAGCAGCGGAATATTCGGTGGGTGAGGAGCTTCCGCAGAGCGTTAAGCCCCTTCGTTCATGGGGATTACGTGAACTTTCCCGATTTGGAGATTAAGAATTGGCCCAAAGCGTATTACGGCGTGAATTTTGGCAGATTGAAGCAAGTAAAGCGAAAGTACGATCCTCGTAATGTGTTTCGGTTTGCTCAGAGTATTCCGGTGGGGAAACCGATTAGGAAATGGAAATAA
- a CDS encoding discoidin domain-containing protein, whose translation MLVAIIVSLMSFGSPSFAGLDEGNVVTQLVVSYNTNGGSTIAPEFVSPGGKVIFQHTPVKECYSFAGWYYDSALTNPYNASDSIGGNITLYAKWSAASATAQCGAATLTSTIGTVSALGTSNETITVASDVTLAALKAAITPSANATFEIYNADGVTKATTLATGMKIIVTSQAGTNKVTYTITVSSPNLALNSTATADSSCMATQSPAKAVDGGLINDSKWCSLSSSHWLQIDLGSVKQVSQFVIKHASEGGQPASYNTKAYNIQVSEDAKSWKTVVNVTNNTSGVTVDNIADAQARYVRLNVTTPTQTTDSAARIYEFEVYKQQNLALNKPAKADSTCNVSQTAAKAVDGSSINDSKWCSLSSTRWLQIDLGSVKQVNQFVMKHASEGGETAAYNTKAYNIQVSNDGVSWKTAVNVTNNSSGKTVDNVTTVSARYIKLNVTTPTQTTNAAARIYDFEVYGPSNLALNKPATVDGTCNASQTAAKAVDGSVINDSKWCALSGSHWLQVDLGSVKQVNQFVIKHASEGGETASYNTKAYNIQISTDGTNWSTVVNVTGNTSGITVDKITQVSARYIKLNVTTPTQTTNAAARIYEFEVYGSSSAT comes from the coding sequence ATGCTGGTAGCTATCATCGTATCTTTGATGTCATTCGGATCTCCGTCATTTGCTGGATTAGATGAAGGCAACGTCGTCACTCAGCTGGTCGTGTCTTATAACACGAACGGCGGCTCAACGATTGCCCCTGAATTCGTGTCCCCCGGAGGCAAAGTGATTTTTCAGCATACGCCGGTGAAGGAGTGCTACAGCTTCGCTGGCTGGTACTACGACAGTGCGCTGACGAATCCCTACAATGCGTCAGATTCAATCGGCGGCAATATAACTTTGTATGCGAAATGGTCGGCAGCTAGCGCAACCGCGCAGTGCGGCGCAGCTACATTGACCTCGACGATCGGGACGGTAAGCGCCTTAGGCACGTCGAATGAGACAATCACAGTCGCGAGCGACGTCACGCTAGCCGCGTTGAAGGCCGCAATTACGCCGTCAGCGAATGCAACGTTCGAGATCTACAATGCAGACGGTGTGACGAAAGCGACGACGCTAGCAACGGGCATGAAGATCATCGTAACCTCGCAAGCCGGAACGAATAAGGTGACGTACACGATAACGGTGAGCTCTCCGAACTTAGCCTTGAATAGCACTGCGACGGCCGACAGCTCATGTATGGCAACGCAAAGTCCAGCCAAAGCTGTGGACGGCGGCCTCATCAATGACAGCAAATGGTGCTCCTTGTCTAGCAGCCATTGGCTGCAGATTGATCTCGGCTCCGTGAAGCAAGTGAGCCAATTCGTCATCAAGCACGCATCGGAAGGCGGACAGCCTGCTTCGTATAACACGAAGGCTTACAACATCCAAGTCAGTGAAGACGCTAAAAGCTGGAAGACAGTAGTTAATGTAACCAATAACACGAGTGGTGTTACGGTAGATAATATAGCCGATGCGCAGGCCCGGTATGTCAGGTTGAACGTTACGACGCCTACGCAGACGACAGATTCTGCGGCAAGAATATATGAATTCGAAGTATATAAGCAACAAAATTTGGCGCTGAATAAACCGGCGAAGGCCGATAGTACGTGTAATGTCTCGCAGACGGCGGCCAAGGCCGTAGACGGCAGCAGCATCAATGATAGCAAATGGTGCTCCTTGTCCAGCACCCGTTGGCTGCAGATTGACCTTGGTTCCGTAAAGCAGGTGAACCAGTTCGTCATGAAGCACGCTTCGGAAGGGGGAGAGACGGCTGCTTACAACACGAAGGCTTACAATATCCAGGTCAGCAACGATGGTGTAAGCTGGAAAACTGCAGTAAACGTAACCAATAATTCAAGCGGCAAAACGGTAGACAATGTTACTACAGTATCGGCTCGATACATCAAGCTGAACGTTACGACACCTACGCAGACCACGAACGCTGCAGCAAGAATCTATGATTTTGAGGTATACGGACCTTCAAATTTGGCCTTAAATAAACCCGCGACCGTTGACGGTACATGCAATGCGTCGCAAACCGCAGCCAAAGCCGTGGACGGCAGCGTCATCAATGATAGCAAATGGTGCGCTTTGTCCGGCAGCCATTGGCTGCAGGTCGATCTCGGCTCCGTGAAGCAGGTCAACCAATTTGTCATTAAGCACGCTTCGGAAGGCGGAGAAACGGCCTCTTACAACACGAAGGCTTACAATATCCAGATCAGCACCGATGGTACGAACTGGAGCACGGTGGTCAATGTAACGGGTAATACGAGCGGCATCACAGTAGACAAAATAACGCAAGTATCGGCTCGGTACATTAAGCTGAACGTCACGACGCCAACGCAGACCACGAACGCCGCTGCAAGGATTTATGAGTTTGAGGTATACGGATCAAGCTCTGCAACCTAA
- a CDS encoding MBL fold metallo-hydrolase, producing MQIQWYGHSSFLLTSDAGTRILIDPYYKFLGYRMPVPVESDIVVVTHNHGDHNKINAASGDYLLVNEPTEYSRGDVSISGFKTSHDKVNGKKRGPNIVFRFRMDGLTICHCGDLGHLLTEEQIRAIGKVDVLMVPVGGRMTLDGPEAAQVMRQLQATVAIPMHYSTKALGLLGRIMFAKENKFLEAAGTRATDVKTLNVSKESLGQYAGIVTMQYK from the coding sequence ATGCAGATTCAATGGTATGGCCATTCTTCCTTTCTACTGACATCGGATGCAGGAACGAGGATTCTCATCGATCCTTATTATAAGTTTCTCGGCTACCGTATGCCGGTTCCGGTTGAGTCGGATATTGTCGTGGTTACGCATAATCATGGCGATCATAATAAAATTAACGCCGCTTCAGGTGATTACTTGCTTGTTAATGAGCCGACAGAATATAGTCGCGGCGATGTCAGCATTAGCGGGTTCAAGACTTCCCATGACAAGGTAAATGGGAAGAAAAGAGGTCCCAATATTGTTTTCCGCTTCCGGATGGATGGGTTAACGATCTGTCATTGCGGGGATCTAGGGCATCTGCTTACAGAAGAACAAATCAGAGCAATTGGAAAAGTGGACGTTCTCATGGTGCCGGTAGGAGGAAGAATGACGCTCGACGGGCCAGAGGCCGCTCAAGTGATGCGTCAATTGCAGGCGACCGTAGCGATTCCAATGCATTATAGTACGAAGGCATTGGGGCTTCTCGGCAGGATCATGTTTGCGAAGGAGAACAAATTTCTCGAAGCTGCCGGGACTAGGGCGACAGACGTGAAGACGTTGAACGTGTCCAAGGAAAGCCTCGGCCAATATGCGGGTATCGTTACGATGCAATATAAATAG